From a single Lolium rigidum isolate FL_2022 chromosome 7, APGP_CSIRO_Lrig_0.1, whole genome shotgun sequence genomic region:
- the LOC124672242 gene encoding 7-deoxyloganetin glucosyltransferase-like: MEAGKKPHVVCMPAAAQGHITPMLKLAKILHTRGFHVTFVNTEFNQRRLLETRGPAALDGLPDFRFDAMWDGLSSPDADAHQNLPELCYAVMNTCLPQFMALLAKLNVPGSGVPPVTCIIADSVMSFAYDAAKEIGVPCAALWTSSACGFMGYRHSRQLIEQGFVPFKDEALVTDKGHLDTVVHGFRGMCEGMRLRDFHSFIRTTDREDALLNFVMAMAERLSLPNAVVLNTFDEIEGPVLDAMRDILPPMYTVGPLHRYASLVVPAGTVVDGLGSNLWKEEDDGLLEWLDGHGASSVVYVNYGSITVMSNEELLEFAWGLAGSGYPFVWNIRPDLVRGDTAVLPPEFMSSVSDRSMLTTWCAQEKVIAHEAVGVFLTHSGWNSTLKSICAGVPMLSWPFFSEQQTNCRYKCTEWGIGMEIGGEVKRVELAQMIQETMEGEKGHQMRKRSAEWKEKAVRATLPGGPAEANLDALISDVLLARFGSPNNEKK, translated from the exons ATGGAGGCCGGCAAGAAGCCGCACGTCGTTTGcatgccggcggcggcgcagggccACATAACGCCGATGCTCAAGCTGGCCAAGATACTCCACACCCGGGGCTTCCACGTCACCTTCGTCAACACTGAGTTCAACCAGCGTCGACTGTTGGAGACGCGCGGGCCGGCGGCGCTAGACGGCCTCCCGGACTTCCGCTTCGACGCCATGTGGGACGGGCTGTCGTCACCGGATGCCGATGCCCACCAGAACCTCCCCGAACTTTGCTACGCCGTCATGAACACCTGCCTGCCCCAGTTCATGGCACTTCTTGCCAAGCTCAATGTCCCCGGCTCCGGAGTACCGCCTGTCACCTGCATCATCGCTGACAGCGTCATGTCGTTCGCCTATGATGCCGCGAAGGAGATCGGCGTGCCCTGCGCGGCGCTGTGGACGTCTAGCGCCTGCGGGTTCATGGGGTACCGCCACTCTCGCCAGCTCATCGAGCAGGGTTTCGTTCCTTTCAAAG ATGAGGCACTGGTCACGGACAAGGGGCACCTCGACACCGTGGTGCACGGCTTCCGCGGCATGTGCGAGGGCATGCGGCTACGAGACTTCCACAGCTTCATACGCACCACGGACCGTGAAGACGCCCTGCTCAACTTCGTCATGGCCATGGCCGAGCGGCTATCCCTCCCCAACGCGGTCGTGCTCAACACCTTCGACGAGATCGAGGGCCCGGTCCTCGACGCCATGCGCGACATCCTCCCGCCCATGTACACCGTCGGCCCGCTGCACCGCTACGCTAGCCTCGTAGTTCCGGCCGGTACCGTGGTCGACGGCCTTGGGTCCAACCTTtggaaggaggaggacgacggcctCCTCGAGTGGCTCGACGGACACGGCGCCAGCTCCGTCGTGTACGTCAACTACGGCAGCATCACcgtcatgtcgaacgaggagctccTCGAGTTCGCATGGGGGCTCGCCGGCAGCGGTTACCCGTTCGTGTGGAACATCCGGCCAGACCTCGTTAGGGGCGACACGGCAGTGCTGCCGCCGGAGTTCATGTCCTCCGTCAGCGACCGGTCCATGCTGACAACTTGGTGTGCCCAGGAAAAGGTAATTGCTCATGAGGCGGTGGGGGTCTTCTTGACGCACTCCGGGTGGAACTCGACCCTCAAGAGTATCTGCGCCGGCGTGCCAATGCTAAGCTGGCCCTTCTTCTCGGAGCAGCAAACCAACTGTCGTTACAAGTGCACCGAATGGGGAATTGGGATGGAGATTGGTGGCGAGGTGAAGAGGGTAGAGCTGGCGCAGATGATACAGGAGACGATGGAGGGGGAGAAGGGGCATCAGATGAGGAAGCGTTCGGCGGAGTGGAAGGAAAAGGCTGTGCGGGCGACATTACCAGGTGGACCTGCCGAGGCAAATTTGGATGCACTGATTAGTGATGTACTCTTGGCAAGATTTGGCTCTCCCAATAATGAAAAAAAATAA